In Amphiura filiformis chromosome 1, Afil_fr2py, whole genome shotgun sequence, the following are encoded in one genomic region:
- the LOC140167832 gene encoding uncharacterized protein, protein MRRFVSSFKKRSLNLCIIIIIIIIITDIITEVVTELVTSLEPSIDRTDSPPEPTTGFSSVTETSTRGEITDIITEVVTELVTSLEPSIDRTDSPPEPTTGFSTEPCSEGYYQCPDGSCINEELRCDYVTDCEDNSDEIDGCVCNPEIESQCASGGCVNVTWICDGDSDCFDGSDELNCTCSEVEYQCDDGTCISGSLSCDYIIDCGDNSDEIDCVCNPEIEYPCVSGGCVNVTWICDGELDCLDGSDEGTDLCTFTTSSSTEVVTNAKSTSTVSPVSISESTASLSPDIDDCDHSRCLHRSTCVDGINSYTCRCLDGYAGTHCELDIDDCAALRCLHGSSCIDRVGSYTCQCRPRFSGVHCENYCESDSDCDNGGTCDKGECVCSCEFHGWWCEEAARCFETSMTLVELDGQPIEFTPDLQDPNSQRFQDLVDRITPLIHSLIFATATAFKYYYTDSLIIKGFEEGSVKTIYQLQFSDEVSLTPEVLEEDIQRAISEGAVPQLGVKEGSVITKRVGGPPSTKPTKVFLYLGSGMALFAIICIFIRYMGNRALRADKENQLMLHLCVALSGLLIMIVLLAIFVDSTIEGLDIDKIGCYVLAGFTHYFFLVSGWLTVVQTLSLTRNQFKNGITVAVVFAWGIPLILVPIIGAISQDDYADQKFCMLREEVLLVTLVAPLGLFLLINIVLYIKNSKKRLVPIKQLKKTFAILFLVAIIWTSGILSFVPGVSLVSTRTLFFVCCFAFTFGLIIVYAKTTAKDLAISEETPAKEADPKGIELDNVVVEKVADSKENAKSDSEEEAMDSQNEDEVIQNDQDEEKDEKDETQDADQTAEDSELVKKDAPENDDKEEKGVTNEGFEKEDESKDDS, encoded by the exons atgcgt cgctttgtttcttcatttaaaaagcgctctctaaatctgtgtattattattattattattattattataactgaTATTATAACAGAAGTGGTAACCGAGTTGGTAACCTCCCTAGAACCCAGCATTGATAGAACAGACAGTCCACCTGAACCCACGACTGGTTTCAGCTCAG TTACAGAAACATCAACAAGAGGTGAGATAACTGATATTATAACAGAAGTGGTAACCGAGTTGGTAACCTCCCTAGAACCCAGCATTGATAGAACAGACAGTCCACCTGAACCCACGACTGGTTTCAGCACAG AACCATGCTCAGAGGGGTACTATCAATGTCCTGATGGTAGCTGCATAAATGAAGAATTGAGATGCGACTATGTCACTGATTGTGAAGACAACAGTGATGAAATTGATGGCTGTGTCTGTAATCCAGAAATTGAGAGCCAGTGTGCCAGTGGTGGATGCGTCAATGTTACTTGGATATGTGATGGTGACTCAGATTGctttgatggcagtgatgaactCAACTGTACATGTTCTGAAGTGGAATACCAATGTGATGATGGTACCTGTATTTCTGGCTCATTGTCATGTGATTATATAATCGACTGTGGAGACAACAGTGATGAAATAGACTGTGTCTGTAATCCAGAAATTGAATACCCGTGTGTGAGTGGTGGGTGTGTCAATGTCACTTGGATATGTGATGGTGAATTAGACTGTTtagatggcagtgatgaaggaacTGACCTTTGTACATTCACAACTAGTTCCAGCACAG AAGTGGTAACCAACGCCAAATCAACCagcactgtaagcccagtcaGTATATCTGAATCCACAGCCTCTCTAAGCCCAG ACATTGATGATTGTGATCACTCCCGATGTTTACATCGTTCAACGTGTGTCGATGGAATCAATTCGTACACCTGTCGGTGTCTAGATGGATATGCTGGAACACATTGTGAATTAG ATATTGATGACTGTGCTGCCCTTCGTTGTCTACATGGTTCATCCTGTATTGACAGAGTAGGATCTTATACATGCCAATGTCGTCCAAGATTCTCAGGAGTTCACTGTGAAAATT ACTGTGAATCTGATAGTGACTGTGACAATGGCGGTACCTGTGATAAAGGTGAATGTGTATGCTCCTGTGAGTTCCATGGTTGGTGGTGTGAAGAGG CTGCACGATGTTTTGAGACTTCCATGACATTGGTCGAGCTTGACGGTCAACCTATTGAGTTCACACCAGATCTTCAAGATCCAAACTCTCAAAGATTTCAAGATCTTGTGGATAGAATCACTCCATTG ATTCATAGTCTCATCTTTGCTACGGCTACAGCATTCAAGTACTACTACACGGACTCACTCATCATCAAAGGTTTTGAGGAAGGGAGTGTCAAAACTATCTACCAACTACAGTTTTCAGATGAGGTTTCTCTGACGCCAGAGGTACTAGAGGAAGACATTCAACGGGCTATATCAGAGGGCGCAGTTCCTCAGTTAGGAGTTAAAGAAGGATCTGTGATTACTAAAAGAG TTGGAGGGCCACCAAGTACTAAACCAACCAAAGTCTTTTTATATCTTGGGTCTGGAATGGCGTTATTTGCAATCATTTGTATCTTCATCAGATACATGGGAAACAG AGCTCTTCGAGCAGACAAGGAAAATCAGCTCATGTTACATTTGTGTGTAGCATTGTCTGGACTACTCATCATGATAGTACTACTTGCCATCTTTGTAGACTCTACCATTGAAGGGCTTGATATTGATAAGATAGGTTGCTATGTATTAGCTGGATTTACTCATTATTTCTTCTTAGTATCTGGATGGCTAACTGTGGTACAAACTCTATCACTCACCCGTAATCAATTCAAGAATGGCATTACGGTTGCAGTAGTTTTCGCTTGGG GTATTCCTCTGATTTTGGTCCCCATAATAGGAGCAATTTCCCAGGACGACTATGCAGATCAAAAATT CTGTATGTTACGTGAAGAGGTCCTTTTAGTCACTCTTGTTGCTCCTCTAGGTTTGTTTCTACTTATCAACATTGTGCTGTACATAAAGAATTCAAAGAAGAGACTAGTACCGATCAAACAGCTGAAGAAGACTTTTGCTATTCTCTTTCTGGTTGCCATCATATGGACATCAG GAATCTTATCATTTGTACCCGGGGTTTCACTCGTCTCTACACGCACATTGTTCTTCGTGTGCTGCTTCGCGTTCACTTTTGGTCTCATCATTGTGTATGCAAAGACTACTGCAAAGGACTTGGCCATTTCAGAAGAAACGCCTGCAAAGGAAGCTGATCCAAAGGGAATAGAACTGGATAATGTAGTTGTTGAGAAAGTGGCAGATAGTAAAGAAAATGCCAAGAGTGATTCAGAGGAAGAAGCTATGGACAGCCAGAACGAAGATGAAGTGATACAAAATGACCAAGATGAAGAAAAGGATGAAAAAGATGAAACCCAAGATGCAGATCAAACTGCAGAAGATTCTGAATTGGTCAAGAAAGATGCCCCTGAGAACGACGATAAAGAGGAGAAAGGGGTCACTAATGAAGGGTTTGAGAAGGAAGATGAGTCAAAAGATGACAGTTAA
- the LOC140167843 gene encoding uncharacterized protein, which translates to MAVRFRLKSIIFLLAHIGLIAVHGKTESPAKPTTAEPTAEPVGQGGTTIISELNITETSTRGEITDIITEVVTELVTSLEPSIDRTDSPPEPTTGFSSVTETSTRGEITDIITEVVTELVTSLEPSIDRTDSPPEPTTGFSSVTETSTRGEITDIITEVVTELVTSLEPSIDRTDSPPEPTTGFSSVTETSTIWRRLSFLLPLLIITTLISSISPFIWMDWRSLYLHP; encoded by the exons ATGGCGGTCAGGTTCAGGTTGAAAAGCATTATCTTTCTATTGGCTCATATTGGATTGATAGCAG TTCACGGAAAGACCGAAAGCCCTGCTAAACCAACAACTGCTGAGCCAACTGCAGAGCCTGTTGGCCAAGGGGGAACAACTATAATTTCGGAATTAAATATAACAG AAACATCAACAAGAGGTGAGATAACTGATATTATAACAGAAGTGGTAACCGAGTTGGTAACCTCCCTAGAACCCAGCATTGATAGAACAGACAGTCCACCTGAACCCACGACTGGTTTCAGCTCAG TTACAGAAACATCAACAAGAGGTGAGATAACTGATATTATAACAGAAGTGGTAACCGAGTTGGTAACCTCCCTAGAACCCAGCATTGATAGAACAGACAGTCCACCTGAACCCACGACTGGTTTCAGCTCAG TTACAGAAACATCAACAAGAGGTGAGATAACTGATATTATAACAGAAGTGGTAACCGAGTTGGTAACCTCCCTAGAACCCAGCATTGATAGAACAGACAGTCCACCTGAACCCACGACTGGTTTCAGCTCAG TTACAGAAACATCAACAATATGGCGAAGACTGAGTTTTTTACTGCCTCTTCTGATTATCACTACATTAATCTCAAGCATCTCACCCTTTATTTGGATGGATTGGAGATCTCTGTATCTTCATCCATAa